A section of the Acidobacterium capsulatum ATCC 51196 genome encodes:
- the leuS gene encoding leucine--tRNA ligase gives MATDMTPKAASAAGAESSPSMTPDAAQELRYNPAEIEPRWQERWAAQPDLYATEPPESGKPKYYVLEMLPYPSGQLHMGHVRNYSIGDALARYMWMQGYNVLHPMGWDAFGLPAENAALKNNTPPREWTLSNIAHMHKQMDRLGLSYDWRNEVTTCLPEYYRWNQWFFLRMYEKGLAYRKQSKVNWCPQCATVLANEQVVNGCCWRHEDQIVEQRDLEQWFLRITNYAQELLDDLNQLEGWPEKVRTMQRNWIGRSEGAEVEFAVEDAASISEDEQQRRGGTAILPAGETVKASGQSIRVFTTRIDTIYGATSLQLAPEHVLVKEFSAADEKLAREVDELLEQQRKAREAGDVGAIEKHGVFTGHYAINPFNGERLPIWVGNYILADYGTGAIMSVPAHDERDFEFAHKYGLEMRVVVLPRRTDEPTPDGEPEEPLLPFTSEESILINSGDFNTLGCQEAQQKMAAYAQENSFGQAQVTFRLKDWGVSRQRYWGTPIPMIHCEKDGIVPVPDDQLPVLLPPQIEITQQGGSPLGRDPGFVNTTCPKCGGKARRETDTMDTFVDSSWYFYRYTSARNDKAPFDTDTVAYWFPIDQYIGGVEHAILHLIYSRFWTKVMRDLGIVKNDEPATRLFTQGMVIKNGAKMSKSKGNVVSPEDMIARYGADATRMYALFAAPPDRDLDWQEDGVAGVSRFLSRVYRLAMRHAERAKQASGGAEANSATEQALLRKLHQTIRKITEDFGGRWHFNTCIAAIMELVNTATAAEAAIQNGEVSDAVLRELLRNLVLLLAPFAPYLAFELWDQLGEQDNLLRAPWPKFEEALAREDEIEIPVQINGKLRSVIRVAAEATQDTLRDTAMADEKVAAAIEGKQVVKVIVVPAKLVNLVVR, from the coding sequence ATGGCAACCGACATGACACCAAAGGCCGCCTCTGCGGCTGGGGCTGAGTCCTCTCCGTCCATGACCCCTGACGCGGCACAAGAACTCCGGTACAACCCGGCAGAGATTGAGCCGCGCTGGCAAGAGCGCTGGGCCGCGCAGCCGGATCTCTACGCAACTGAGCCGCCCGAAAGCGGCAAACCGAAGTATTACGTGCTCGAGATGCTGCCGTATCCTTCGGGACAGCTCCACATGGGGCACGTGCGCAACTACTCCATTGGCGATGCGCTGGCGCGTTACATGTGGATGCAGGGCTACAACGTGCTGCACCCCATGGGCTGGGACGCCTTCGGCCTGCCGGCAGAGAATGCCGCGCTCAAAAACAACACACCGCCGCGCGAGTGGACGCTCTCCAACATTGCCCATATGCACAAGCAGATGGATCGCCTGGGGTTGAGCTATGACTGGCGCAATGAGGTGACCACCTGCCTGCCCGAGTACTACCGCTGGAACCAGTGGTTCTTCCTGCGCATGTATGAGAAGGGGCTGGCCTACCGCAAGCAGAGCAAGGTGAACTGGTGCCCGCAATGCGCCACCGTGCTGGCCAATGAGCAGGTGGTGAATGGCTGCTGCTGGCGGCATGAAGACCAGATTGTGGAGCAGCGTGACCTGGAGCAATGGTTCTTACGCATCACCAACTACGCGCAGGAGCTGCTGGACGACCTGAACCAGCTCGAAGGCTGGCCGGAAAAGGTGCGCACCATGCAGCGCAACTGGATCGGCCGCAGCGAAGGCGCGGAAGTCGAATTTGCCGTGGAAGACGCCGCCTCGATTTCAGAGGACGAGCAGCAGCGCCGCGGCGGAACCGCGATTTTGCCTGCCGGAGAAACGGTAAAAGCGAGCGGCCAAAGTATCCGGGTATTTACCACCCGTATTGATACGATTTACGGCGCGACCAGTCTGCAACTGGCTCCGGAGCACGTGCTGGTCAAAGAGTTTAGCGCGGCTGACGAGAAACTGGCTCGCGAAGTGGACGAACTGCTCGAGCAGCAGCGCAAGGCGCGGGAAGCCGGTGACGTAGGCGCCATTGAAAAGCATGGTGTCTTTACAGGGCATTACGCCATCAACCCGTTCAATGGCGAGCGCCTGCCTATCTGGGTGGGCAACTACATTCTGGCCGACTACGGTACCGGCGCCATCATGTCTGTGCCCGCGCATGATGAGCGCGACTTTGAGTTTGCGCACAAGTATGGGCTGGAGATGCGCGTGGTCGTGCTGCCGCGCCGCACGGATGAGCCGACGCCCGACGGCGAGCCGGAAGAGCCGTTGCTGCCGTTCACCTCAGAGGAGAGCATCCTCATCAACTCTGGCGACTTCAACACGCTCGGCTGCCAGGAAGCGCAGCAGAAGATGGCCGCCTACGCCCAGGAGAACAGCTTCGGCCAGGCGCAGGTCACCTTCCGGCTCAAGGATTGGGGCGTCAGCCGTCAGCGCTACTGGGGCACGCCCATCCCGATGATCCATTGCGAGAAGGACGGCATTGTGCCGGTGCCGGACGATCAGTTGCCGGTACTGCTGCCGCCCCAGATCGAGATCACGCAGCAGGGCGGATCGCCTCTGGGCCGCGACCCCGGCTTTGTGAACACCACTTGCCCGAAGTGCGGCGGCAAGGCGCGGCGCGAGACCGATACCATGGACACCTTTGTCGATTCGTCCTGGTATTTCTACCGCTACACCAGCGCTCGCAATGACAAGGCTCCATTTGACACTGACACGGTGGCATATTGGTTTCCGATTGACCAGTACATTGGCGGCGTCGAGCATGCCATTCTGCATCTGATCTACTCGCGCTTCTGGACGAAGGTGATGCGCGATCTCGGTATTGTCAAAAACGACGAGCCTGCCACTCGGCTTTTCACGCAGGGCATGGTCATCAAGAACGGCGCGAAGATGTCGAAGTCCAAGGGCAATGTGGTTTCGCCCGAAGACATGATTGCGCGCTATGGAGCGGATGCCACGCGCATGTACGCGCTGTTTGCCGCGCCGCCCGACCGCGATCTGGACTGGCAGGAAGATGGCGTCGCCGGAGTGAGCCGCTTCCTGTCACGCGTCTACCGGCTGGCCATGCGTCATGCCGAACGCGCAAAGCAGGCCAGCGGCGGGGCGGAAGCAAACTCCGCGACCGAACAGGCACTGCTGCGCAAGCTGCATCAGACGATTCGTAAAATCACTGAGGACTTTGGTGGCCGCTGGCACTTCAACACCTGCATCGCCGCCATCATGGAGCTGGTGAACACCGCGACCGCCGCAGAAGCTGCCATTCAGAACGGAGAAGTGTCAGATGCGGTGCTGCGCGAGCTGCTGCGAAACCTGGTGCTGCTGCTGGCTCCGTTCGCGCCGTATCTGGCCTTTGAGCTATGGGACCAACTCGGCGAGCAGGATAATCTGCTGCGCGCTCCATGGCCGAAGTTTGAAGAGGCGCTGGCCCGCGAAGATGAGATAGAGATTCCCGTGCAGATCAACGGCAAGCTGCGTTCGGTGATTCGCGTGGCCGCCGAGGCTACGCAGGATACGCTGCGCGACACGGCCATGGCCGATGAAAAGGTTGCCGCTGCGATCGAGGGCAAGCAGGTGGTCAAGGTCATCGTGGTGCCTGCCAAACTGGTGAATCTCGTGGTTCGGTAA
- a CDS encoding M14 family zinc carboxypeptidase — protein sequence MACSSFLFAQSSDTLNYFARDPQQPIDHQYTQHIKQYTTEPYFNSPLTDYLPASKTVPTPEAVLGDVSGAPNTLPYAETVYKYFRLLAKSTPRVRVYTIGHTEEGREMIAVAIADQPLLDQQQANNARLAKLADPRTIHMDDRVAAQLEKQSYPVYYITGTIHSIETGAPTALMELAYRLAVDNSPYIQYIRSHMIVLITPVVEVDGRDRMVDIYRWHRAHPNEQWPHLLYWGHYVAHDNNRDAMGMSLDLTRNVLNTYLDWHAQVLHDLHESVPFLYDNTVGDGPYNAWIDPILTGEWQQLGWNNVQTMTQLGMPGVFTHGDFDTWSPGYLMFLAAMHNGISRLYETFGNGGADTEKRILDPDEYERTWYKPNPPLPETMWSQRDNNNYEETALLSTLSYFSHHGSEWLQNYYLKSKRSVEKPSLAGPAAYVIYPDGASSRRVALLQVMKLQHVEIQRLSQPFTITQKPDIQNQPNAPAVTTTIPAGSYVIRMDQPYSRIADALLDRQYWAPDDPQKHPYDDTGWSFPDLFGVHTLRVTDDGILKAPMTPVPSVAALEQKQADQTLTGGGIVAVDQKGEISLLGLRYAMKDAKVSIADASFNAAGHSFHAGSLLIQDADETKLRDALHVADLQGITLATMPNVKMHVAPLPRIAFMHTWLTTQTEGWWRLAFDKLHVPYAYISTQTVAKEQDLRSKYDVIIFAPVSYVSDEQIIDGMPMWGNPIPWEKSPITPNLGRIDSTADMRPELGLDGLQHLKSFVSQGGLLITSESTARFAIDEGMAPGVFMNQTSGTRVVGSVLNATPMSAGPVLAGYRGNFGVYSESGMTFAISNEMVRQYVPTQQDYKRPTGRGGPNAVDTPEARPPAPQVVLPSPEPWQATPLNIEQTRNNPWVIPVADRPQVLVRLGPANGLLLSGLLVRAGNIANRPVVVDAHYGSGNTLLFAINPVYRGETIGTYPLVFNAILNFDRLNQVAQ from the coding sequence ATGGCATGCTCCTCTTTCCTTTTTGCTCAGAGCAGCGATACGCTGAACTACTTCGCGCGCGATCCGCAGCAGCCGATCGATCATCAATACACCCAACACATCAAGCAGTACACCACTGAGCCGTACTTCAACTCTCCGCTGACCGACTATCTGCCGGCGTCGAAGACAGTTCCCACGCCTGAAGCTGTGCTGGGCGATGTGAGCGGGGCGCCCAACACGCTGCCCTATGCGGAGACCGTCTACAAGTACTTCCGTCTGCTGGCCAAGAGCACCCCGCGCGTGCGTGTTTACACCATCGGCCACACAGAAGAAGGCCGCGAGATGATCGCCGTCGCGATTGCGGATCAGCCCTTGCTTGACCAGCAGCAGGCTAACAATGCTCGGCTTGCAAAGCTGGCCGATCCGCGCACCATTCACATGGATGACAGAGTCGCAGCGCAATTGGAAAAGCAGTCCTACCCGGTCTACTACATCACCGGTACCATCCACTCCATTGAAACCGGCGCGCCTACAGCGCTGATGGAATTGGCTTACCGGCTTGCGGTCGATAATTCGCCTTACATTCAGTACATTCGGTCGCACATGATTGTCCTCATCACCCCGGTGGTCGAGGTGGATGGCCGCGACCGCATGGTGGACATATACCGCTGGCATCGGGCGCATCCAAACGAGCAGTGGCCGCACCTGCTGTACTGGGGCCACTACGTTGCGCATGACAACAACCGCGATGCCATGGGCATGTCGCTCGATCTGACGCGCAACGTGCTGAACACCTATCTCGATTGGCATGCCCAGGTGCTGCATGATCTGCACGAGTCAGTGCCGTTCCTCTACGACAACACGGTGGGCGACGGCCCCTACAATGCATGGATCGATCCGATCTTGACTGGCGAGTGGCAGCAGCTTGGCTGGAACAACGTGCAAACGATGACGCAGCTTGGCATGCCGGGTGTCTTTACGCATGGCGACTTTGACACTTGGAGTCCCGGCTACCTGATGTTTCTGGCGGCAATGCACAACGGCATCAGCCGTTTGTATGAAACCTTTGGCAATGGCGGCGCTGATACTGAAAAGCGCATTCTCGATCCTGATGAGTATGAGCGTACCTGGTACAAGCCCAATCCGCCGTTGCCAGAGACCATGTGGTCGCAGCGCGACAACAATAACTATGAAGAGACCGCGCTGCTGAGCACGCTGTCTTACTTCTCGCACCACGGCTCAGAGTGGTTGCAGAACTACTACCTGAAGTCGAAGCGCTCTGTCGAGAAACCCAGTCTGGCAGGACCCGCCGCTTACGTCATCTACCCTGATGGTGCGTCGAGCCGCCGCGTCGCTCTGTTGCAGGTGATGAAGCTGCAGCATGTCGAGATACAACGCCTGAGCCAGCCATTCACCATCACGCAGAAGCCGGATATTCAGAATCAGCCGAACGCTCCGGCCGTGACCACGACCATCCCTGCTGGAAGCTATGTCATCCGCATGGATCAGCCTTACTCGCGGATTGCCGACGCGTTGCTCGACCGTCAGTACTGGGCGCCTGATGATCCGCAGAAGCATCCCTATGACGATACAGGATGGTCTTTCCCCGACCTCTTTGGAGTACATACACTGCGCGTCACCGATGATGGGATCCTAAAGGCGCCCATGACACCAGTGCCGTCTGTGGCTGCGCTGGAGCAGAAGCAAGCTGACCAGACGCTGACGGGTGGTGGCATTGTAGCCGTGGATCAAAAGGGCGAGATCTCTCTGCTCGGCCTGCGCTATGCCATGAAAGACGCCAAGGTCTCGATTGCGGATGCGAGCTTCAATGCGGCAGGGCACAGCTTTCATGCAGGCTCGCTCCTCATTCAAGATGCTGATGAGACAAAGCTACGTGACGCACTGCACGTCGCGGATTTACAGGGCATCACGCTCGCAACCATGCCAAACGTGAAGATGCACGTAGCTCCCTTGCCACGGATTGCCTTCATGCACACGTGGCTTACCACGCAGACCGAAGGCTGGTGGCGTCTCGCATTCGACAAACTCCATGTACCCTACGCTTACATCAGCACTCAAACAGTTGCAAAAGAGCAGGACCTGCGCAGTAAATATGATGTGATCATCTTCGCACCCGTCAGTTATGTGAGCGATGAGCAGATCATCGATGGCATGCCGATGTGGGGCAACCCCATCCCGTGGGAGAAGTCGCCCATCACTCCCAATCTTGGCCGCATCGATTCTACCGCCGACATGCGCCCCGAATTGGGTCTCGATGGACTCCAGCATTTGAAGAGCTTTGTGAGTCAGGGCGGCCTGCTGATTACGTCAGAGAGTACGGCTCGGTTCGCCATCGATGAAGGTATGGCGCCTGGAGTATTTATGAATCAGACCAGCGGCACTCGCGTCGTCGGCTCGGTGTTGAATGCAACTCCGATGAGCGCCGGTCCAGTCCTTGCCGGCTACCGTGGCAACTTTGGCGTCTATAGCGAATCGGGCATGACCTTTGCGATTAGCAATGAGATGGTGCGGCAATATGTGCCTACCCAGCAGGACTATAAGCGCCCCACGGGACGAGGTGGTCCGAATGCGGTCGACACGCCGGAAGCTCGTCCGCCTGCTCCGCAAGTGGTGCTGCCGTCCCCCGAGCCGTGGCAGGCAACCCCACTCAATATTGAGCAGACGCGGAACAACCCGTGGGTGATTCCGGTGGCAGATCGTCCGCAGGTGCTGGTGCGCCTTGGCCCAGCCAATGGACTACTGCTCTCTGGACTGCTGGTCCGCGCAGGTAATATCGCCAACCGGCCGGTCGTAGTAGATGCACATTATGGAAGCGGTAATACGCTTCTGTTCGCTATCAATCCGGTTTATCGCGGAGAAACCATCGGCACATATCCGTTGGTGTTCAATGCCATTCTCAACTTCGACAGGCTCAATCAGGTGGCTCAATAG
- a CDS encoding D-hexose-6-phosphate mutarotase translates to MEALSAEALQARHGLPGLAEIVPGQGGLTKIRITAPAAHGEIYLHGAHVTSWQPAGSEEVLFLSQHSRWQPDQAIRGGIPICFPWFRAKDDNPAAPKHGFVRTTSWQLDSIQPSGEGVTVALSTAPNAESQRWWPHPFRLRYEATFGPELKLALTFTNEASMPVTIAEALHTYHAVGDVTQVRVAGLDGAHYLDNMDGNREKRQQGDLQFSGETDNAYLHTTTPLTIHDPMLHRRIEIEKTGSNSTVTWNPWEKSARAMSDLGDEEWRRFAAVEASNVLTCAVTVPPGESHLLGAVIRVAAE, encoded by the coding sequence ATGGAAGCTCTCTCCGCTGAAGCATTGCAGGCCCGCCACGGACTGCCTGGCCTGGCAGAAATTGTCCCTGGCCAGGGCGGTCTCACAAAAATCCGCATCACCGCACCTGCCGCTCATGGGGAGATTTATCTCCACGGCGCGCATGTCACTTCCTGGCAGCCTGCAGGCTCAGAAGAGGTCCTCTTCCTCAGCCAGCATTCGCGCTGGCAGCCGGATCAGGCCATCCGCGGCGGCATTCCTATCTGCTTTCCATGGTTTCGGGCGAAGGACGATAACCCGGCCGCGCCCAAGCATGGCTTTGTGCGCACCACGTCCTGGCAACTGGACAGCATTCAGCCCTCAGGCGAAGGCGTGACGGTCGCTCTCAGCACCGCGCCAAATGCCGAGTCTCAGCGGTGGTGGCCGCATCCCTTCCGCCTGCGCTATGAGGCAACATTCGGTCCGGAGCTGAAGCTCGCCCTCACTTTCACCAATGAAGCTTCCATGCCCGTTACCATTGCCGAAGCGCTGCACACGTATCACGCAGTTGGCGATGTGACGCAGGTACGCGTGGCCGGCCTCGATGGCGCGCATTATCTCGACAACATGGACGGCAACCGCGAAAAGCGGCAGCAGGGCGATCTGCAATTCAGCGGAGAAACAGACAATGCTTACCTCCACACCACTACACCTCTGACAATTCACGACCCCATGCTGCACCGCCGAATAGAAATCGAGAAGACCGGATCCAACTCTACCGTGACCTGGAACCCATGGGAGAAAAGCGCGCGCGCCATGAGCGACCTTGGAGATGAGGAATGGCGCCGCTTTGCTGCCGTGGAAGCCAGCAACGTACTCACCTGCGCTGTCACGGTACCTCCCGGGGAGAGCCATCTGCTCGGAGCCGTGATCCGAGTTGCTGCGGAATAG
- a CDS encoding CPXCG motif-containing cysteine-rich protein, with the protein MMDRIYSAGFQCAGCGEWNETQVDPTGGSRQSYVEDCQVCCKPNVLDVRWDGEAYTIRAELES; encoded by the coding sequence ATGATGGACAGGATTTATTCGGCGGGTTTTCAGTGTGCCGGTTGTGGTGAATGGAATGAGACGCAGGTGGACCCCACCGGCGGCAGCCGCCAGTCGTATGTAGAAGATTGCCAAGTCTGCTGCAAACCTAACGTGCTCGATGTTCGCTGGGATGGCGAGGCCTACACCATTCGGGCCGAACTGGAGAGTTGA
- the nagA gene encoding N-acetylglucosamine-6-phosphate deacetylase: MRTILTAARLVTPLDELPNPVVVLEDGHIVSIASRSEASLPEGEVLDFPGATLAPAYFDVHIHGSAGHDIMEATPEALATIGRFLAGHGVGAYLATTVTAEVEPTLHSLSGLARLLSGPTSDAQPGARPVGIHLEGPFLSPHKRGAHPERLLQRPSVALLDRMWQAAEGHVRLLTIAPELPGADEVIARAVELGIRVSMGHSNATLAEAQRGVQAGAVSATHTFNAMRRFDHREPGIVGEVLTNRSLHAELICDGLHVDPVAVRIFWQMKGRERGILITDAMAAAGMPDGPYKLGELDVRVENGTALIEENTLAGSTLTLDRGVRNFSSFTGEDLAQIVPLATSNPATMIGLGDQLGELAPGRRADITVLSPSGEIQQTILGGVPQIRN, from the coding sequence ATGCGAACGATCCTTACTGCCGCGCGGCTTGTGACCCCTTTGGACGAGCTACCGAACCCGGTCGTGGTTCTGGAAGACGGCCACATTGTCAGCATCGCCTCACGCTCTGAAGCAAGCCTGCCCGAAGGCGAAGTTCTTGACTTTCCGGGAGCCACACTGGCTCCAGCCTATTTTGACGTTCACATTCACGGCAGCGCCGGCCACGACATCATGGAGGCCACACCGGAAGCCCTTGCGACCATTGGCCGATTTCTGGCAGGGCATGGCGTGGGTGCCTACCTGGCCACCACGGTCACGGCAGAGGTGGAACCTACCCTGCACTCCCTCTCAGGACTGGCCCGGCTGCTCAGCGGCCCGACGAGTGATGCCCAGCCTGGCGCGCGGCCGGTGGGCATTCATCTCGAAGGCCCGTTCCTCTCGCCGCACAAGCGCGGAGCGCACCCCGAGCGGCTGCTGCAGCGCCCCTCTGTCGCGCTGCTGGATCGCATGTGGCAGGCCGCCGAAGGCCACGTGCGGCTGCTGACCATTGCTCCAGAACTGCCGGGCGCGGACGAGGTCATTGCCCGAGCGGTGGAACTGGGCATTCGCGTCAGCATGGGCCACAGCAACGCCACGCTGGCCGAAGCGCAGCGCGGCGTCCAGGCCGGAGCCGTCTCCGCTACGCACACCTTCAACGCGATGCGGCGCTTTGACCATCGCGAACCCGGCATTGTGGGCGAAGTGCTCACGAACCGCTCACTCCATGCGGAGCTGATCTGCGATGGACTGCACGTCGATCCTGTTGCCGTACGCATCTTCTGGCAGATGAAAGGCCGCGAGCGCGGGATTCTCATCACCGACGCCATGGCTGCGGCCGGCATGCCGGATGGGCCGTACAAGCTGGGCGAACTGGATGTTCGGGTAGAAAACGGCACCGCACTGATTGAAGAAAATACGCTAGCGGGCAGCACGCTTACACTCGACCGGGGCGTGCGCAACTTTTCCAGCTTTACCGGCGAAGATCTTGCGCAGATTGTGCCGCTCGCCACCAGCAACCCGGCCACCATGATTGGGCTGGGAGACCAACTCGGCGAATTGGCCCCTGGCCGCCGGGCCGATATCACCGTGCTCTCCCCTTCAGGCGAAATCCAGCAGACCATCCTGGGCGGCGTGCCGCAAATCAGGAACTGA
- the guaA gene encoding glutamine-hydrolyzing GMP synthase, whose protein sequence is METSSIVILDFGSQYTQLIARRIREQNVFSVVLPCTASLEEVQAQRPLGIILSGGPCSVYDADAPPADPRVLELGLPVLGICYGLQFITHHLGGKVRSAEKREYGHAEVMVEDAGNALFTNVPPSVNVWMSHGDEALELPPGFHRTAKTANAVAGIANPERRIWAVQFHPEVKHTAHGTDLLRNFVFNICDAKPEWTPELFIQSTVAAIREKVGDGQAICALSGGVDSSVAAVLVHRAIGDQLTCVFVDNGVLRLNEFEKVQQNLRGKLGLNLVAVDASKRFLDKLAGVTDPEAKRKIIGNEFIAVFDDEAHRIAQQTGGVDWLVQGTLYPDVIESSSVKGPSQTIKSHHNVGGLPEDMKLKLIEPLRDLFKDEVRRIGADLGMPQDILQRQPFPGPGLAVRILGEITPERVALLQEADDIVVDEIKKAGLYQQIWQSFAVLLPVKSVGVMGDQRTYAYTCAIRAVHSDDGMTADWVPLPYDVLKKISSRIVNEVRGINRVVYDITSKPPGTIEWE, encoded by the coding sequence GTGGAAACCTCCTCGATCGTCATCCTTGATTTTGGCTCTCAGTACACGCAGCTCATCGCGCGCCGTATTCGTGAGCAGAACGTCTTTTCTGTCGTGCTGCCATGCACGGCCTCGCTCGAAGAAGTGCAGGCACAGCGTCCACTCGGCATCATTCTGTCAGGTGGTCCCTGCTCGGTCTACGACGCCGATGCGCCGCCGGCCGATCCGCGCGTGCTCGAGCTGGGCCTGCCGGTGCTCGGCATCTGCTATGGCTTGCAATTCATCACGCATCATCTTGGCGGCAAAGTTCGCTCGGCAGAGAAGCGCGAATACGGTCATGCCGAGGTCATGGTAGAAGACGCAGGCAACGCGCTTTTCACGAATGTTCCTCCTTCGGTGAACGTGTGGATGTCGCACGGCGACGAGGCGCTCGAACTGCCGCCCGGATTTCATCGCACCGCGAAGACGGCAAATGCTGTCGCCGGCATTGCCAACCCCGAGCGCCGCATTTGGGCCGTGCAGTTTCATCCTGAGGTCAAGCACACGGCGCACGGCACTGATCTGCTGCGCAACTTTGTCTTCAACATCTGCGATGCGAAGCCGGAATGGACGCCGGAGCTCTTCATTCAGAGCACGGTGGCCGCCATTCGCGAAAAAGTTGGCGATGGCCAGGCCATCTGCGCGCTCTCAGGCGGAGTAGATTCATCGGTGGCCGCAGTGCTGGTGCATCGCGCCATTGGCGACCAGCTGACCTGCGTGTTCGTCGACAACGGGGTGTTGCGCCTGAATGAATTTGAGAAGGTGCAGCAAAACTTGCGCGGCAAGCTCGGCCTGAACCTGGTAGCCGTGGATGCAAGCAAGCGCTTCCTCGATAAGCTGGCCGGCGTCACCGATCCGGAGGCGAAGCGCAAGATCATCGGCAACGAGTTCATCGCGGTTTTTGACGATGAGGCGCACCGCATTGCGCAGCAGACCGGCGGCGTGGACTGGCTGGTGCAGGGCACGCTCTATCCTGACGTGATTGAGTCTTCATCCGTCAAAGGTCCTTCGCAGACCATCAAGAGCCATCACAACGTCGGTGGCCTGCCTGAGGATATGAAGCTCAAGTTGATTGAGCCGCTGCGCGATCTTTTCAAAGATGAAGTCCGTCGCATCGGAGCCGATCTGGGCATGCCGCAGGACATTCTGCAGCGCCAGCCCTTTCCGGGGCCTGGTCTGGCTGTGCGCATTCTCGGTGAAATTACGCCTGAGCGTGTCGCCCTGCTGCAGGAAGCCGATGACATCGTGGTGGACGAGATCAAGAAGGCCGGTTTGTATCAGCAGATATGGCAATCCTTTGCCGTGCTGCTGCCGGTCAAAAGCGTGGGCGTCATGGGCGACCAGCGCACCTATGCCTACACGTGTGCCATTCGTGCCGTCCACTCAGATGACGGCATGACAGCTGACTGGGTGCCGCTGCCCTACGATGTGCTCAAGAAAATCTCCAGCCGCATCGTGAATGAAGTACGTGGCATCAACCGCGTCGTGTATGACATCACGTCAAAGCCGCCCGGCACCATCGAGTGGGAGTAG
- a CDS encoding deoxyribonuclease IV: MKLRRIGIHLSTSGGVYKAAERAHEIGANTFQIFSASPRMWRAPKINPADCERMQVLCREYDCNPLVIHVSYLVNLCSQSEEVRAKSVTAFRGEVERALALGARGLVLHPGSWKGLTREQGLQLAAESIASATEGIDFTGRDFQVLIENTAGAEFSLGGSFEQVAELIERLRSVVPVGACLDTCHCHVAGYDLVGDDGYEATVQQIADTVGLETVRVWHVNDAKAARGSKLDRHEHIGEGTIGARPFRRLLQDARFAHCAFIAETPVDEEDDDARNLHLLQQLSRQ, encoded by the coding sequence ATGAAATTGCGTAGAATCGGTATCCATCTTTCCACTTCTGGCGGAGTTTATAAAGCCGCCGAGCGCGCGCATGAGATTGGCGCGAACACATTCCAGATATTCTCGGCGAGTCCGCGCATGTGGCGCGCGCCCAAAATCAACCCGGCCGACTGCGAGCGAATGCAGGTGTTGTGCCGGGAGTATGACTGCAATCCGCTGGTGATTCACGTGAGTTATCTCGTGAACCTTTGCAGCCAGTCTGAGGAGGTGCGGGCCAAGTCTGTGACAGCCTTTCGCGGCGAGGTAGAGCGCGCACTGGCGCTCGGCGCGCGGGGGCTGGTGCTGCATCCGGGCTCGTGGAAGGGGCTGACACGCGAGCAGGGGCTGCAACTGGCGGCCGAATCCATCGCCTCGGCGACCGAGGGCATCGACTTCACCGGCCGAGACTTTCAGGTGCTCATTGAGAACACTGCCGGGGCGGAGTTTTCGCTGGGCGGCAGCTTTGAGCAGGTAGCCGAGCTGATCGAGCGGCTGCGCAGCGTGGTTCCAGTCGGGGCATGCCTCGATACCTGCCACTGCCACGTGGCTGGCTACGACCTGGTCGGCGATGACGGATACGAAGCGACCGTGCAGCAGATTGCCGATACCGTTGGGCTTGAAACCGTGCGCGTCTGGCACGTGAATGACGCCAAGGCCGCTCGCGGGTCTAAGCTCGACCGCCATGAGCATATTGGCGAGGGCACCATCGGTGCCAGGCCTTTTCGGCGGCTGTTGCAGGATGCCCGCTTTGCCCACTGCGCGTTTATTGCGGAAACTCCGGTGGATGAAGAGGACGATGACGCCCGGAATCTGCATCTATTGCAGCAGTTGAGCCGCCAATAG